One genomic region from Haloterrigena gelatinilytica encodes:
- a CDS encoding DUF5812 family protein — MTEQTSTFVVTHAESESAVIRDVETAQVHTLGSNPGLEIHDVLEATVAPEPPLEVTWQVIDVADRRSIELVDSDLAPTQHATELAADADVGDLIQEERAGTGEIHVFRVPEAEVESAAQDVLEDEETIARAARLEAVRVEVRRSADDGVLSVRYLPD, encoded by the coding sequence ATGACCGAACAGACGAGCACGTTCGTCGTCACTCACGCCGAGAGCGAGTCGGCCGTCATCCGCGACGTCGAGACCGCCCAGGTCCACACGCTCGGCTCGAACCCCGGCCTCGAGATCCACGACGTCCTCGAGGCGACCGTCGCCCCCGAGCCGCCCCTGGAGGTCACCTGGCAGGTGATCGACGTCGCCGACCGCCGGTCGATCGAACTGGTCGACAGCGACCTCGCTCCGACCCAGCACGCGACGGAGCTGGCCGCCGACGCCGACGTCGGCGACCTGATTCAGGAGGAGCGGGCCGGCACCGGTGAGATCCACGTCTTCCGCGTTCCCGAAGCCGAGGTGGAGTCGGCGGCCCAGGACGTCCTCGAGGACGAGGAGACCATCGCGCGGGCGGCCCGCCTCGAGGCGGTCCGCGTCGAGGTCCGTCGCTCGGCCGACGACGGCGTGTTGAGCGTGCGGTATCTGCCCGACTGA
- the secF gene encoding protein translocase subunit SecF produces MGYFDVPDRSYTRYSNRQLAAVPLAVLAVALLVLTGTFLMTGAPVPLGMDFAGGSELTIQTTSSQEEIANAFDEEPESIQSVSAPDSQNQYVVQFTSTDLESLSQQAEQNLEQDGDADIVQLESTVSGSFGKQTQRTALLGVAVAFVGMSVITFLLFRTFVPSIAIVLSAFSDLVIPLAFMTVADISLSLGTVAALLMLIGYSVDSDILLNNHILRRQGDFYESTHRAMRTGITMTVTSMAAMLVMGIAAGLFGVELLSSIGIVLFVGLAADLMNTYMLNLSLLRWYKFEGIRS; encoded by the coding sequence ATGGGGTATTTCGACGTACCGGACCGTTCCTACACCCGGTACAGCAACCGCCAACTCGCGGCGGTGCCGCTTGCGGTACTCGCGGTTGCATTGCTCGTTCTCACCGGCACGTTCCTCATGACGGGCGCGCCGGTACCGCTGGGGATGGACTTCGCCGGCGGTTCCGAACTGACTATTCAGACGACCTCCTCCCAGGAGGAGATCGCGAACGCCTTCGACGAGGAACCCGAGTCGATTCAGTCGGTTTCCGCGCCCGACTCCCAGAACCAGTACGTCGTCCAGTTCACCTCGACCGACCTCGAGTCGCTGAGCCAGCAGGCCGAGCAGAACTTGGAACAGGACGGCGACGCGGACATCGTCCAACTCGAGTCGACGGTGTCGGGGAGCTTCGGGAAACAGACCCAGCGGACGGCGCTGCTGGGCGTCGCCGTGGCCTTCGTCGGGATGAGCGTCATCACCTTCCTGCTGTTCCGGACGTTCGTGCCGTCGATCGCCATCGTCCTCTCCGCGTTCTCGGATCTGGTGATCCCGCTGGCGTTCATGACGGTCGCCGACATCTCGCTGTCGCTGGGGACCGTCGCCGCCTTGCTGATGTTGATCGGGTACTCGGTCGACTCCGACATCCTGTTGAACAACCACATCCTGCGTCGCCAGGGTGACTTCTACGAGAGCACCCACCGCGCGATGCGGACCGGGATCACGATGACGGTGACGTCGATGGCGGCGATGCTCGTCATGGGCATCGCCGCGGGACTGTTCGGCGTCGAGTTGCTCTCGTCGATCGGGATCGTCCTCTTCGTCGGACTCGCGGCCGACCTGATGAATACGTATATGCTCAACCTGAGTCTGCTTCGCTGGTACAAGTTCGAGGGGATTCGATCATGA
- a CDS encoding preprotein translocase subunit SecD, whose protein sequence is MTGPVAFVKNHWRLLLLVVFITGSMVSLFVPGGVMGGNDYVETQDSGATNLEYGLDLEGGTRISAPVTGMTAENIDAGAVNDDGTVDQERLTEIERTLYDETGLETGNVRVSVDDDGNAHAELFTENVSEEEFAAALAEAGVEVDPDEDIREGVTAETRQRMVDTIQSRINAAGLSGGNVYESARLGGGYYIVTEAPDMGADELRELLAERGVVEVQAYYPTENGTQENETVLSDDDIENVDPPTTDRNGNDIVPVQVDSNAAPEFQSRLNELGFTDEGVGQCGLRGDGESINFDHEGERYCLLTVIDGEVIDAHSMGPDLASSMRAGSWENDPTFQMGAQNLEQAQTLSVNLQSGSLPAPLDFGEAQTYSLSPALADQFKLYSLVIGGLAVITVSGVVFLRYRNPRVAAPMIVTAMSEVVILLGFAALIRMPLDLSHVAGFIAVVGTGVDDLVIIADEVMDQGDVSSRRVFESRFRKAFWVIGAAAATTVIAMSPLAVLSLGDLRGFAIITILGVLVGVLVTRPAYGDILQRLLTDK, encoded by the coding sequence ATGACCGGCCCGGTCGCGTTCGTCAAAAATCACTGGCGGCTACTGCTGCTGGTCGTCTTCATCACCGGCTCGATGGTCTCCCTGTTCGTCCCCGGCGGCGTCATGGGAGGCAACGACTACGTCGAGACCCAGGATAGCGGGGCGACGAACCTCGAGTACGGGCTCGACCTCGAGGGCGGGACGCGAATAAGCGCCCCCGTCACCGGAATGACCGCCGAGAACATCGACGCGGGCGCCGTCAACGATGACGGCACCGTCGATCAGGAACGGCTGACCGAAATCGAGCGCACGCTGTACGACGAAACCGGCCTCGAGACGGGGAACGTCCGCGTCAGCGTCGACGACGACGGAAACGCCCACGCCGAGCTGTTCACCGAGAACGTGAGCGAGGAGGAGTTCGCCGCCGCGCTCGCCGAGGCCGGCGTCGAGGTCGATCCCGACGAGGACATCCGCGAGGGCGTGACGGCGGAGACGCGCCAGCGGATGGTCGATACGATCCAGTCGCGGATCAACGCGGCCGGCCTCTCGGGCGGCAACGTCTACGAGTCGGCCAGACTCGGCGGCGGCTACTACATCGTCACCGAGGCGCCGGACATGGGCGCCGACGAGCTTCGAGAGCTGCTCGCCGAGCGAGGTGTCGTCGAAGTGCAGGCCTACTACCCGACCGAGAACGGTACCCAGGAGAACGAGACGGTCCTGTCCGACGACGATATCGAGAACGTCGATCCCCCGACGACCGACAGGAACGGAAACGATATCGTTCCTGTGCAGGTCGACAGCAACGCCGCGCCGGAGTTCCAGTCGCGGCTGAACGAACTCGGCTTCACCGATGAGGGGGTCGGTCAGTGCGGGCTCCGGGGCGACGGCGAGAGCATCAACTTCGACCACGAGGGAGAGCGGTACTGTCTCCTGACGGTCATCGACGGCGAGGTCATCGACGCCCACTCCATGGGTCCCGATCTGGCGAGTTCGATGCGAGCCGGCTCCTGGGAGAACGATCCCACGTTCCAGATGGGCGCACAGAACCTCGAGCAAGCGCAGACGCTCTCGGTGAACCTCCAGTCCGGTTCGCTGCCCGCGCCGCTGGACTTCGGTGAGGCCCAGACCTACTCGCTGTCGCCGGCGCTGGCCGACCAGTTCAAGCTCTACTCGCTGGTGATCGGCGGGCTGGCAGTGATCACGGTCAGCGGCGTCGTCTTCCTGCGCTACCGGAACCCGCGGGTCGCCGCGCCGATGATCGTCACCGCGATGTCGGAGGTGGTCATCCTGCTCGGCTTCGCGGCGCTGATACGTATGCCGCTCGATCTCTCTCACGTCGCCGGCTTCATCGCCGTGGTCGGCACCGGGGTAGACGACCTGGTCATCATCGCCGACGAGGTGATGGACCAGGGCGACGTCAGCTCGAGGCGGGTGTTCGAATCCCGCTTCCGGAAGGCGTTCTGGGTCATCGGCGCCGCCGCGGCGACGACGGTCATCGCCATGTCGCCGCTGGCCGTCCTGAGCCTCGGGGATCTGCGCGGGTTCGCCATCATCACCATCCTCGGCGTGCTCGTCGGCGTGCTCGTCACCCGGCCCGCCTACGGGGACATCCTCCAGCGGCTGCTGACGGACAAGTAA
- a CDS encoding DUF7563 family protein, translating into MPVCTNCENPVSLDFERAYGDDGTVDWCPRCRDGT; encoded by the coding sequence ATGCCAGTCTGTACTAACTGCGAGAACCCCGTTTCTCTCGACTTCGAGCGCGCCTACGGCGACGACGGGACGGTCGATTGGTGTCCGCGGTGTCGAGACGGAACGTGA
- a CDS encoding sodium:calcium antiporter gives MLDVVGLLALAAVGTAVVWKGSTWLETSANRLATGYGVPAVVQGAIIAAAGSSMPELVSVLVSTLLHAEFEIGVGAIVGSAVFNLLVVPAASVLAADGDGMSTGRELVYKEALFYMLAVASLLLTFSLAVIYYPLEGAGLQGNVTRPLALFPLVLYGLYVFTQYLDTTEDETVADTDISLGRAWLWFGLGLVLIIVGVEGLVRAAVGLGDAFGTPAFLWGMTVVAAGSSIPDAFVSIAAARSGRSAVSLANVLGSNVFDLLVAVPAGILVAGALPITFTHIVPMMGFLILATIVFFTVIRTDMLLSEREARLLLGLYGLFVGWLILESVGVTTVVPT, from the coding sequence ATGCTCGACGTGGTCGGCCTGCTCGCGCTCGCCGCCGTCGGAACGGCCGTCGTCTGGAAGGGTAGCACGTGGCTCGAGACGTCCGCGAACCGCCTCGCGACGGGGTACGGCGTGCCGGCGGTCGTCCAGGGGGCGATCATCGCCGCCGCGGGCTCGAGCATGCCGGAACTGGTGAGCGTACTCGTCTCGACGCTGTTACACGCGGAGTTCGAGATCGGCGTCGGCGCCATCGTCGGCTCGGCGGTGTTCAACCTGCTCGTCGTCCCGGCCGCGTCGGTGCTGGCGGCCGACGGCGACGGGATGTCGACGGGTCGGGAGCTGGTGTACAAGGAGGCGCTGTTCTACATGCTCGCGGTCGCTTCCCTGCTGTTGACGTTCTCGCTGGCGGTCATCTACTACCCGCTCGAGGGGGCGGGACTCCAGGGGAACGTCACCCGCCCGCTCGCGCTGTTTCCGCTGGTCCTGTACGGGCTCTACGTCTTCACCCAGTATCTGGACACCACCGAGGACGAAACGGTAGCGGACACCGACATCTCCCTCGGCCGAGCCTGGCTCTGGTTCGGGCTCGGGCTGGTGCTGATCATCGTCGGCGTCGAGGGGCTGGTCCGGGCCGCGGTCGGCCTCGGCGACGCCTTCGGCACCCCCGCGTTCCTCTGGGGGATGACCGTCGTCGCCGCGGGCTCGAGCATTCCGGACGCGTTCGTCAGCATCGCCGCCGCCCGGTCGGGACGGTCCGCGGTCAGCCTCGCGAACGTGCTCGGGAGCAACGTCTTCGACCTGCTCGTCGCGGTGCCGGCGGGCATACTGGTCGCCGGCGCCCTGCCGATCACCTTCACGCACATCGTCCCGATGATGGGGTTTCTGATCCTGGCGACGATCGTCTTCTTCACCGTCATTCGAACCGATATGCTGCTGTCCGAACGCGAGGCGCGGTTGTTGCTCGGTCTCTACGGCCTGTTCGTCGGCTGGCTGATACTCGAGAGCGTCGGCGTGACGACCGTCGTCCCGACGTGA
- the rnhB gene encoding ribonuclease HII — translation MPFGVDEAGKGPALGSMFAAAVHCEDPAALPDGIADSKRLAPERREELAATIREDDRVRVGVAEITPARIDDPETDMNSLAVAAHAEAIGGALAGLDFEPGGSDPGTLEADAVEPAPITGLCDACDTDEDRFARRVREACTSLPSTSDSLPDALEIEARHGADDESPIVGAASVVAKVERDAHVAALADRVDGYESVGSGYPSDPNTREFLASYVDEHGELPPFARESWSTCEDLLAEAQQTGLERF, via the coding sequence ATGCCATTCGGCGTCGACGAAGCCGGCAAGGGACCCGCGCTCGGGTCGATGTTCGCCGCGGCGGTCCACTGCGAGGACCCCGCGGCGCTCCCCGACGGAATCGCGGACTCCAAACGACTCGCGCCCGAACGCCGCGAGGAACTGGCGGCGACGATCCGCGAGGACGACCGCGTTCGCGTCGGCGTCGCGGAGATCACGCCCGCGCGCATCGACGACCCGGAGACGGACATGAACTCGCTGGCCGTCGCGGCCCACGCCGAGGCGATCGGGGGCGCGCTCGCGGGGCTCGACTTCGAGCCGGGCGGATCCGACCCTGGCACGCTCGAGGCCGACGCCGTCGAGCCGGCCCCGATCACCGGACTCTGCGACGCCTGCGACACCGACGAGGACCGCTTCGCTCGCCGCGTCAGGGAGGCCTGTACGTCCCTCCCGTCGACGTCGGACTCGCTTCCGGACGCCCTCGAGATCGAGGCGCGCCACGGCGCCGACGACGAGTCGCCGATCGTCGGCGCGGCCAGCGTCGTCGCCAAGGTCGAACGCGACGCCCACGTCGCCGCCCTCGCGGACCGCGTCGACGGGTACGAGTCCGTCGGCAGCGGCTACCCGAGCGATCCGAACACCCGCGAGTTCCTCGCGTCCTACGTCGACGAGCACGGCGAGCTCCCCCCGTTCGCGCGGGAGTCGTGGTCGACCTGCGAGGACCTGCTCGCCGAGGCCCAACAGACGGGTCTCGAGCGGTTCTGA
- a CDS encoding tRNA pseudouridine(54/55) synthase Pus10 — protein sequence MITEDARALLETGPVCDSCLGRPFAERSFGLTNAERGRALRTTIAMEDDDDFEPDEPADCWVCEGYSGTVDAIAETVVDALEDADFATYQVGSRVPPLVEENDRLLREDAGLEPDVGESFKREVNREVGRRVGAKTGTDVDFDRPDVLAIVDLAAFDPLEALESETVTGHAVDVQLNPAFVYGRYRKLERDIPQTEWPCRECGGSGTQLSDDGEEPCDYCGGSGYMYDTSVEQTVRPHVVDAMDGDEGTFHGAGREDVDARMLEEGRPFVLEVKRPKIRDPDPAELEREINDAAEGSVEVEGLRLATYEMVERVKEHDASKRYRADVEFADPVDEADFEAALEELTGTTVQQDTPQRVDHRRADLTRERTVYDIDGELRSPTEAEVRLHGEGGLYVKELISSDDGRTEPSLAGLLEIDAEVTALDVFGVEGEDEPFELEEYFLDEPRDDGEAAAADA from the coding sequence ATGATCACGGAAGACGCCCGCGCGCTGCTCGAGACGGGGCCGGTCTGTGACTCCTGTCTCGGTCGCCCCTTCGCCGAGCGGAGCTTCGGACTGACCAACGCCGAGCGCGGCCGGGCGCTGCGGACGACGATCGCGATGGAAGACGACGACGACTTCGAGCCCGACGAGCCCGCCGACTGCTGGGTCTGCGAGGGGTACTCGGGTACCGTCGACGCGATCGCCGAGACCGTCGTCGACGCCCTCGAGGATGCCGACTTCGCGACCTACCAGGTCGGGAGCCGCGTCCCGCCGCTGGTCGAGGAAAACGACCGGCTCCTCCGGGAGGACGCCGGCCTCGAGCCGGACGTCGGCGAGTCGTTCAAGCGCGAGGTCAACCGCGAGGTCGGCCGTCGCGTCGGCGCGAAGACCGGTACCGACGTCGACTTCGACCGGCCCGACGTCCTCGCCATCGTCGACCTCGCGGCGTTCGATCCCCTCGAGGCCCTCGAGTCCGAGACGGTGACGGGTCACGCGGTCGACGTCCAGCTCAACCCCGCCTTCGTCTACGGCCGGTACCGCAAACTCGAGCGGGACATCCCCCAAACGGAGTGGCCCTGCCGGGAGTGCGGTGGCAGCGGAACCCAGTTGAGCGACGACGGCGAGGAACCCTGCGACTACTGCGGCGGCTCCGGGTACATGTACGACACCAGCGTCGAACAGACGGTTCGGCCCCACGTCGTCGACGCGATGGACGGCGACGAGGGGACCTTCCACGGCGCCGGCCGCGAGGACGTCGACGCCCGAATGCTCGAGGAGGGGCGCCCGTTCGTCCTCGAGGTCAAACGCCCTAAGATCCGCGATCCCGACCCGGCGGAACTCGAGCGCGAGATCAACGACGCCGCCGAGGGGAGCGTCGAGGTCGAGGGCCTCCGGCTCGCGACCTACGAGATGGTCGAGCGCGTCAAGGAACACGACGCGAGCAAGCGGTACCGCGCCGACGTCGAGTTCGCCGACCCCGTCGACGAGGCCGACTTCGAGGCCGCCCTCGAGGAACTGACGGGAACGACCGTCCAGCAGGACACCCCCCAGCGCGTCGACCACCGGCGGGCCGACCTCACCCGCGAGCGAACCGTCTACGACATCGACGGCGAGTTGCGGTCGCCGACCGAGGCCGAGGTCCGCCTCCACGGCGAAGGCGGCCTCTACGTCAAGGAACTGATCAGCAGCGACGACGGCCGCACGGAGCCGAGCCTGGCCGGCCTGCTCGAGATCGACGCCGAGGTCACGGCGCTGGACGTGTTCGGCGTCGAAGGCGAGGACGAACCGTTCGAACTCGAGGAGTACTTCCTCGACGAGCCGCGGGACGACGGCGAGGCGGCCGCGGCGGACGCCTGA
- a CDS encoding S1C family serine protease, whose protein sequence is MNGHAPDRREFLALAGTGLVGAVAGCAQPTSSDSVEGSSSHSVSREIDPDERADGSTYTDVYEAVIDSVAQVRALGAGSPYGDGSGGQGSGFLVGDSHLVTNEHVVAGADTVDLQYINGDWSATEIVGADFYSDLAVLEVDHVPDEATPLELAAERSVVGQEVLAIGNPYGFEGSMSKGIVSGVNRTLDMPDRTFSFSNAIQTDAAVNPGNSGGPLVNLDGEVAGVITAGGGDNIGFAIPSAVASRVVPSLIETGSYDHSYMGITLATVDRYIAEANDLPEATGVIVTGVESGDPADGVLRAATPRPRDSIPVGGDVIYAIDGEPIPDRHALSSHLALRTSPGDAIELECWRYGDETAVSLTLGERPPAN, encoded by the coding sequence ATGAACGGACACGCACCGGACCGTCGCGAGTTCCTCGCGCTCGCCGGTACCGGCCTCGTCGGCGCCGTCGCCGGCTGCGCCCAACCCACCTCCAGCGACTCGGTTGAGGGCTCGTCCTCGCACTCGGTTTCGCGGGAGATCGATCCCGACGAGCGCGCCGACGGCTCGACGTACACCGACGTCTACGAGGCGGTCATCGACTCGGTCGCACAGGTGCGGGCGCTGGGCGCCGGGAGCCCGTACGGCGACGGGAGCGGCGGCCAGGGCTCGGGCTTTCTCGTCGGCGACTCCCACCTCGTCACGAACGAGCACGTCGTCGCCGGCGCCGACACCGTCGACCTCCAGTACATCAACGGCGACTGGTCGGCCACCGAGATCGTCGGCGCCGATTTCTACAGCGACCTGGCCGTCCTCGAGGTCGACCACGTCCCCGACGAGGCGACGCCACTCGAGTTGGCCGCCGAGCGCTCCGTCGTCGGCCAGGAGGTGCTCGCGATCGGCAACCCCTACGGGTTCGAGGGCTCCATGTCCAAGGGGATCGTCAGCGGCGTCAATCGCACGCTCGACATGCCGGACCGGACGTTCTCGTTTTCGAACGCGATCCAGACCGACGCCGCGGTCAACCCCGGCAACAGCGGCGGGCCGCTGGTCAACCTAGACGGCGAGGTCGCCGGCGTCATCACCGCCGGCGGCGGGGACAACATCGGCTTCGCGATCCCGTCTGCGGTCGCGAGTCGAGTCGTCCCGTCGCTGATCGAGACCGGAAGCTACGACCACTCCTACATGGGGATCACCCTCGCGACCGTCGACCGATACATCGCCGAGGCCAACGACCTCCCCGAGGCGACCGGCGTCATCGTCACCGGCGTCGAGTCCGGTGACCCGGCCGACGGCGTCCTCCGGGCCGCAACGCCTCGCCCGCGCGACTCGATCCCCGTCGGGGGCGACGTCATCTACGCCATCGACGGCGAGCCGATTCCCGACCGCCACGCGCTCTCGAGCCACCTCGCCTTGCGGACCAGCCCGGGGGACGCGATCGAACTCGAGTGCTGGCGCTACGGCGACGAGACCGCGGTCTCGCTGACGCTCGGGGAGCGACCCCCGGCCAACTGA
- a CDS encoding DUF7511 domain-containing protein: MTPDADTARPTDAPLTDLDHVTIENDDAPDECAIFPREASDEKLDAAWIVAYDDGFVSLESMR; the protein is encoded by the coding sequence ATGACTCCCGACGCCGACACCGCCCGTCCGACCGACGCACCGCTGACCGACCTCGATCACGTCACGATCGAGAACGACGACGCTCCCGACGAGTGTGCGATCTTCCCGCGGGAGGCGAGCGACGAGAAACTGGACGCCGCCTGGATCGTCGCCTACGACGACGGGTTCGTCTCGCTCGAATCGATGCGCTAG
- a CDS encoding HVO_A0556 family zinc finger protein, whose translation MAKSQSSATDGEDPQLIAILEGRPCPYCSDGELERGRYKDKRAAVCDSCDTPHAQLWQPGE comes from the coding sequence ATGGCGAAATCACAGTCGTCAGCGACCGACGGCGAAGATCCGCAGTTGATCGCGATCCTCGAAGGCAGACCGTGTCCGTACTGTTCGGACGGCGAACTCGAGCGCGGACGCTACAAGGACAAACGGGCGGCGGTCTGCGACAGCTGCGACACGCCCCACGCCCAGCTGTGGCAGCCGGGCGAGTAA
- the trmY gene encoding tRNA (pseudouridine(54)-N(1))-methyltransferase TrmY, translating to MRQFVCIGHDVPTDPDFSLDDLAGGAGRLDALCRSITASFVTSHGIREDVRTHLVVRDELTITFDGSELRRLNPDERSTAALVRTALEHRDEAIGALPAEPSPGIEVYRRGFEETLEEVADGTVVQLHEDGKAVVDVGVDGLEDPVFVLSDHRDFTDAEERVLEDAVDRRLRLGPELLHADQAITVAHHYLDTEGYERF from the coding sequence ATGCGCCAGTTCGTCTGCATCGGCCACGACGTCCCGACCGACCCCGACTTCTCGCTGGACGACCTCGCGGGCGGGGCCGGTCGCCTCGACGCGCTCTGTCGATCGATCACCGCCTCGTTCGTCACCTCCCACGGGATCCGCGAGGACGTCCGGACCCACCTCGTCGTCCGGGACGAGCTCACGATCACCTTCGACGGGAGCGAACTCCGCCGGCTCAACCCCGACGAGCGAAGCACCGCGGCGCTGGTACGGACCGCCCTCGAGCACCGCGACGAGGCCATCGGCGCCCTCCCGGCCGAGCCGAGTCCCGGCATCGAAGTGTACCGGCGCGGCTTCGAGGAAACGCTCGAGGAAGTCGCCGACGGAACCGTGGTGCAGCTACACGAGGACGGCAAGGCCGTAGTCGACGTCGGCGTCGACGGCCTCGAAGACCCCGTGTTCGTACTCTCTGACCACCGGGACTTCACCGACGCGGAGGAACGGGTGCTCGAGGACGCCGTCGATCGGCGCCTGCGGCTGGGTCCGGAGCTGTTGCACGCCGATCAGGCGATCACCGTCGCGCACCACTATCTGGACACCGAGGGCTACGAGCGGTTTTAG